One Mangrovimonas cancribranchiae DNA segment encodes these proteins:
- a CDS encoding T9SS-dependent choice-of-anchor J family protein gives MKHMYFLLLALCITTMGFGQSTIYTQDFETDLNGYSHTPSQTPSTDSGDRYFHRAEPSDDAIYESGGDGPYTNVTGSWLFVGSNPNSINSSSPGILSFDPIDVTNYTDLELSADFGAVPEDWDSSDDLSVEYSWDNSNWNILYNFQAGGDGTNEPIFLNGNAIGGNNTLNGVTLTYSLQTIVSDNFTGAGSTLYLRLVCDSNANYEAFGVDNFTLKGTLITTDTQVQFTSASASVSEGVGTYDLEFAITNEDATNATAFDVVLTTGDNTDIDGYTTQTVTFPAGASANETLTITITDDAVFEGDETLTFSIQNVTGGNNAAVGIQSTFDLTITDNEAAPALSLPYSIDATSTDPFSDNWTQYDNDEVNSWDYNSGSGVEMNAYSNDCNAEDWLITPAFDLSGSSNELLSFTLAEQYSGTDIIVQYSTDYDGTSDPNTATWSTITTITSGNGGVTEDHTGLQGVNATNVYLAFLYEDNTSCSSWTLENFTLEEGEPAPDNNLCSNAIAITANTGVTNGTLANATFTSPFENVDVWYSITPTYDETYTITLSNFSGDADLYLYSSSCPTPDSHIADSATLSSTETIEYVLTTGTTYYIQVEAYNSAAEDTFDIEVTAPELTSCITPSSQPSNLQTNTITHNSISGNFTSTTADAYLVVISESATLGATPNDETTYNTNDVLGNGIVVQADANNTFTATDLDAETTYYVFVFAYNEACLDGPLYNTTSPLNGTATTTAAPNTPTPGDLFITEVSDASDYNNEFIEIFNFSDTTIDLSTTKLVMLYDGTVWDLSDFSPTTIPPRNFLIISRGETQTSFETEFGTLNNNTLFMEGTSSMFFGTGRRWQLFEGGTVDTADGILLDDTNTTVAVAGERDYQNIFSGDFINTPDIEANPGELDYLIYFDNDTWLNNNHARSSTSDSDAYILSDYTCTENVHINNLEIENDVTVTITEGIYVIANDVTNNGEIILNSSSTTYSSLLANSVSGSGTTTYNRYTNQMGSGTTGGNDLIAAPVSGQLVPAFQVANSNLATSGTTIALAPFNNNSGAYENYDTALNATTALVSGTGYRAATTDGSALTFTGTVETGNVPIDITVGTDATFGQWNLIGNPYPSYLDMETFLNYEVSTGITNLDLMLTNSGIYGYDGNASDGWTVITLANATGELMAPGQGFFVAANGDHVLDYDMTFTPSMRAHDGGDDFIMGRSNNNLTFLKLLASTTSNQYRTEFYFNDHATTGLDAGYDAQLWGGTVPSFALYSQLVTENQGTPIALQALNNDAVNYVTIPLGVVANAGEQLTFSILESQLPANTNVYIEDRSNNTFTLLNTTHYSITPNAALQGTGRFYIHFENQALSIQNHETHDAFNIYSSPHNKTITIEGTVNPNSQVSVYDMQGRLVYNTPLETGTTNNTISLKQLSQGIYIVKVGNTNASQTKKIALN, from the coding sequence ATGAAACACATGTACTTTTTACTGCTCGCCTTATGCATAACGACTATGGGGTTTGGGCAGTCAACAATTTACACCCAAGATTTTGAAACAGATTTAAATGGTTACAGTCATACACCTAGTCAGACCCCAAGTACTGACTCGGGAGACCGATACTTCCATAGAGCTGAACCAAGTGATGACGCTATTTACGAGAGTGGAGGAGATGGCCCTTACACAAACGTCACAGGCTCTTGGTTATTTGTAGGCTCTAACCCAAATTCAATTAACTCAAGTAGTCCTGGTATTTTGAGTTTTGACCCTATTGATGTAACAAATTATACAGATTTAGAATTATCCGCAGATTTTGGAGCTGTGCCAGAAGATTGGGATTCTTCTGATGACTTAAGTGTTGAATACTCTTGGGATAATTCAAACTGGAATATTTTATATAATTTTCAAGCAGGAGGTGATGGCACAAACGAACCGATATTTCTAAATGGAAATGCTATAGGAGGAAATAATACTCTAAATGGAGTTACCCTAACATATTCACTACAAACCATTGTAAGTGATAATTTTACTGGCGCTGGAAGCACATTATACTTAAGATTAGTATGTGATTCTAATGCTAACTACGAAGCATTTGGTGTTGACAATTTTACTCTAAAAGGCACATTAATTACCACCGACACCCAAGTACAATTCACTTCAGCGTCAGCCTCAGTTTCTGAAGGCGTTGGCACTTATGACTTGGAATTTGCCATCACCAACGAAGATGCGACTAACGCTACCGCTTTTGATGTGGTTTTAACCACAGGTGACAATACGGATATTGACGGATATACAACACAAACTGTAACTTTTCCCGCAGGTGCTTCTGCTAATGAAACGCTAACCATAACAATTACGGATGATGCAGTTTTTGAAGGAGATGAGACTTTAACGTTTAGCATTCAAAATGTTACTGGTGGTAATAATGCTGCTGTGGGTATTCAATCTACATTTGATTTAACAATTACTGATAATGAAGCTGCACCAGCACTAAGCTTACCCTATAGTATTGATGCGACTAGCACTGACCCTTTTTCAGATAATTGGACACAATATGATAATGACGAAGTTAATTCATGGGACTACAATTCTGGTAGTGGTGTTGAAATGAATGCTTACTCTAATGATTGTAATGCCGAAGATTGGTTAATTACCCCTGCTTTTGATTTATCGGGTTCAAGTAATGAATTACTATCTTTTACCTTAGCTGAACAATACTCAGGAACAGATATCATTGTACAATACTCTACAGATTATGACGGCACTTCTGACCCAAATACTGCTACATGGTCAACAATAACCACCATAACTAGTGGTAATGGCGGTGTAACAGAAGACCATACTGGTTTACAAGGCGTAAATGCAACTAATGTTTATCTCGCTTTTCTATACGAAGACAACACCTCATGTTCTAGCTGGACTTTAGAAAATTTCACTTTAGAGGAAGGAGAACCTGCACCAGACAACAACCTATGCAGCAACGCTATAGCTATAACAGCAAATACAGGTGTTACAAACGGCACTTTAGCTAACGCAACATTCACATCACCATTTGAAAATGTAGATGTGTGGTATTCTATAACGCCTACGTATGATGAAACTTATACGATTACCTTATCTAACTTTTCCGGTGATGCCGATTTATATTTGTATAGCTCCTCATGCCCAACTCCTGATTCACACATTGCAGACTCAGCAACATTAAGTTCTACCGAAACTATAGAATATGTTTTAACTACTGGAACAACTTATTATATACAAGTAGAAGCATACAACTCTGCCGCGGAAGACACCTTTGATATAGAAGTCACAGCACCAGAGCTAACTTCATGTATTACACCTAGTAGTCAACCATCTAACTTACAAACAAACACAATTACCCATAATAGTATAAGTGGCAACTTTACCTCAACTACTGCCGATGCTTATTTAGTAGTCATAAGCGAATCGGCTACTTTAGGCGCTACGCCTAACGACGAAACCACATACAACACTAATGATGTTTTAGGTAATGGAATTGTTGTTCAAGCTGATGCCAACAATACATTTACAGCAACAGATTTAGATGCTGAAACAACATATTATGTGTTTGTGTTTGCTTATAACGAGGCGTGTTTAGATGGACCTCTATACAACACAACATCACCGTTAAATGGTACAGCAACTACAACAGCAGCTCCTAACACCCCAACTCCTGGAGACTTGTTTATTACAGAAGTAAGTGATGCAAGCGACTATAACAATGAATTTATTGAAATCTTTAACTTTTCTGACACGACTATAGATTTAAGCACAACAAAACTAGTAATGCTTTACGATGGTACTGTATGGGACTTAAGTGATTTTAGCCCAACCACAATCCCTCCTAGAAATTTCCTAATTATTTCAAGAGGCGAAACACAAACAAGTTTTGAAACTGAATTTGGCACATTAAATAACAACACCTTATTTATGGAAGGAACTTCAAGTATGTTTTTTGGAACTGGCAGAAGATGGCAACTTTTTGAAGGTGGTACAGTAGATACAGCAGACGGTATTCTCCTAGACGACACAAACACAACAGTAGCTGTTGCTGGAGAAAGGGATTATCAAAACATCTTTAGTGGTGATTTCATTAATACCCCAGACATTGAAGCAAATCCAGGAGAGCTAGATTACCTTATTTATTTTGATAACGACACTTGGTTAAATAACAATCATGCAAGATCAAGTACCAGTGATTCTGATGCCTATATTTTAAGTGATTACACCTGTACTGAAAACGTACACATTAACAATCTTGAAATTGAAAATGATGTTACGGTAACTATTACAGAAGGAATTTATGTTATTGCTAATGATGTTACTAACAATGGAGAAATAATACTAAACTCTAGTTCGACTACGTATTCTAGCTTACTTGCAAATTCCGTTTCTGGTAGTGGCACAACAACCTACAACCGCTACACTAATCAAATGGGCTCTGGCACAACAGGTGGTAACGATTTAATTGCGGCACCTGTATCGGGACAACTTGTTCCTGCCTTTCAAGTAGCGAATAGCAATCTAGCGACTTCGGGAACAACCATAGCATTAGCACCATTTAACAACAACAGTGGTGCTTACGAAAACTACGATACAGCCCTTAACGCCACAACGGCTTTAGTTTCGGGAACAGGCTATCGTGCAGCCACCACAGATGGTTCTGCTTTAACCTTTACAGGAACTGTTGAAACGGGGAATGTTCCTATAGATATTACTGTAGGTACCGATGCCACTTTTGGTCAATGGAATTTAATTGGCAACCCTTACCCATCGTACTTAGACATGGAAACCTTTTTAAATTATGAAGTGAGTACCGGAATAACCAACCTAGACTTAATGCTAACCAATTCGGGGATTTATGGTTATGATGGCAATGCCTCTGATGGATGGACCGTTATTACTCTAGCGAATGCTACTGGGGAACTTATGGCTCCTGGGCAAGGCTTTTTTGTAGCCGCCAATGGCGATCATGTTTTAGATTACGACATGACTTTTACCCCTAGCATGCGCGCTCATGATGGCGGCGATGATTTTATTATGGGACGTTCTAATAACAACTTGACGTTCTTAAAACTTCTTGCTAGTACTACCAGCAACCAATATCGTACCGAGTTTTATTTTAACGACCACGCCACAACGGGCTTAGATGCTGGTTATGATGCCCAACTTTGGGGAGGTACGGTTCCTAGTTTTGCCCTATACTCGCAATTAGTTACCGAAAATCAAGGGACACCTATAGCCCTACAAGCGTTAAACAATGACGCTGTGAATTATGTTACTATTCCTCTTGGTGTGGTTGCAAATGCTGGCGAACAATTAACCTTTAGCATTTTAGAAAGTCAGCTTCCTGCTAACACCAATGTATATATAGAAGATAGATCTAATAACACGTTTACGTTACTTAACACAACACATTATAGCATAACGCCAAACGCTGCACTGCAAGGAACGGGACGTTTTTATATTCACTTTGAAAACCAAGCCTTAAGCATACAGAACCATGAGACTCATGACGCTTTTAACATTTACAGCTCCCCTCATAACAAAACCATTACTATTGAAGGTACTGTAAATCCTAATAGCCAAGTTAGCGTTTACGATATGCAAGGACGTTTAGTTTACAACACCCCTCTTGAAACTGGTACGACTAACAACACGATATCCTTAAAACAATTAAGTCAAGGTATTTACATTGTAAAAGTCGGTAACACTAACGCGTCTCAAACTAAAAAAATAGCTCTTAACTAA
- a CDS encoding T9SS type A sorting domain-containing protein codes for MGTDRFSLAMDNINETAYDDGFQDGDNGGTGFGAWNIYTNGSAGYYKGGSGQGDPSFALYSDGSGNYAAAERDFPSPLQAGDQLSVDIGHSTTINDEVGEVFVQLLNQGTPVITLVFKGGASDWKFNDGGSDFDTAQPYAANTSLNFTFTYEGGNTYSFSFGSASGTNNTASSDLTHIDAVKFQSTNQGGVQNFGFNNLQLTSLYTITNNSTVTMDSELDIPYLTVDSGSSLTVSHPLSVTGDLTNNGSLIVNSGSSLIVDGTTTGDITYIRNLPTANWYLVSAPVSGQDIDTFATNEDLASGSGSNLGLAPYANDGSAWNYYQSGSSGSGSFASGTGYSVALANAGDISFTGSMPTTAVDVPIANGTANRFNLIGNPYPAYIPGTVDADATNNILDVNDAVLSEKTLWFWNQATDSYQQINHATGSRFIAPGQGFFVSASDTGGNFSFTQAMLSHQNTDTFQRNPENTRPELHLMLSNGSLTRATDIFYIDGTTTGFDNGYDSSIFSGVSNTFAIYSHAVNNSTGRDLGIQSLPNTNHDQMVIPIGVNATAGSTLTFTANAVNLPEGLGVYLEDTEAETVTSLHNGGNYQITINNTMNGTGRFYMYTSNQALHTEHLLNNNPISVYTIDHGNALRIVGSLQGKAAVDLYDISGKQVLHHDFQASRSHTVALPKLAAGIYIFRLQTANGTINKKIALD; via the coding sequence TTGGGAACGGATCGCTTTTCTTTAGCAATGGATAATATTAATGAAACGGCCTACGATGACGGATTTCAAGATGGTGACAATGGTGGCACAGGGTTTGGTGCTTGGAATATTTACACTAATGGCTCAGCCGGCTACTATAAAGGAGGTAGTGGCCAAGGTGACCCAAGTTTTGCCTTATACTCTGATGGTTCTGGAAACTATGCGGCTGCCGAACGAGACTTTCCCAGCCCTCTGCAAGCAGGCGATCAATTGAGTGTCGATATCGGACATTCCACCACCATTAACGATGAAGTAGGTGAAGTATTTGTACAACTCCTTAATCAAGGAACACCTGTGATTACTTTAGTATTTAAAGGCGGTGCATCGGATTGGAAGTTTAATGATGGAGGCAGTGATTTTGACACCGCGCAACCTTATGCCGCCAATACCAGTCTTAACTTTACCTTTACGTATGAAGGCGGCAACACCTACTCCTTTAGCTTTGGTAGTGCCAGCGGCACCAACAACACCGCCAGCAGTGACCTCACACATATAGATGCCGTAAAGTTTCAATCCACCAATCAAGGTGGTGTTCAAAATTTTGGTTTTAATAATTTACAACTAACAAGCTTATATACCATTACAAATAACAGCACCGTAACCATGGACAGCGAATTGGACATACCATACCTTACCGTAGATAGTGGCAGTAGCCTAACGGTTAGTCATCCCCTAAGTGTTACCGGCGACCTAACCAACAACGGTAGTTTAATTGTTAACTCAGGAAGCTCTCTTATTGTTGATGGTACAACCACCGGTGATATTACTTATATCCGCAACTTACCAACAGCTAACTGGTACTTAGTAAGTGCGCCGGTTTCCGGACAGGACATCGATACCTTTGCGACTAATGAAGATTTAGCTAGTGGGTCTGGCTCCAACCTTGGGCTAGCACCTTATGCGAATGATGGCTCGGCTTGGAATTACTACCAATCTGGCAGTAGTGGTTCGGGAAGTTTTGCCTCTGGAACAGGCTATTCTGTTGCTTTGGCTAATGCTGGCGATATTAGCTTTACTGGTAGCATGCCTACTACTGCTGTGGATGTGCCTATTGCTAACGGAACGGCGAATAGGTTTAACCTTATCGGGAATCCTTACCCGGCATACATCCCCGGTACGGTCGATGCCGATGCCACCAACAACATCCTTGATGTTAATGACGCCGTACTTAGTGAAAAAACCCTATGGTTTTGGAATCAAGCCACCGATAGCTACCAACAAATCAATCACGCTACAGGGAGTCGTTTTATTGCACCTGGGCAAGGCTTTTTTGTTAGCGCTAGTGATACTGGTGGCAACTTTAGTTTTACCCAAGCCATGCTATCGCACCAAAACACTGACACCTTTCAGCGTAATCCCGAAAATACCCGCCCAGAACTACACCTTATGTTAAGTAATGGAAGTCTCACACGTGCTACAGACATCTTTTATATTGATGGCACCACAACAGGTTTTGATAACGGTTATGATAGCTCTATATTTTCAGGGGTCTCTAACACCTTTGCCATTTACAGCCATGCGGTAAACAATAGTACTGGACGCGATTTAGGCATTCAATCTTTACCTAACACAAACCACGACCAAATGGTTATTCCTATTGGGGTTAACGCTACTGCTGGAAGCACCCTAACCTTTACCGCTAATGCCGTTAACCTCCCTGAAGGCTTAGGTGTATATCTAGAAGACACCGAAGCAGAAACGGTAACGTCGTTACACAACGGTGGTAACTACCAAATAACTATAAACAATACCATGAACGGTACGGGGCGCTTTTATATGTATACTTCGAATCAAGCCTTGCATACCGAACACTTGTTAAATAACAATCCCATTAGTGTTTACACCATAGATCACGGAAATGCCTTACGGATTGTAGGCTCACTACAAGGCAAGGCAGCAGTAGACCTTTACGACATAAGCGGAAAGCAAGTATTACACCATGACTTTCAAGCCAGTAGAAGCCATACTGTTGCGCTCCCTAAATTAGCCGCAGGAATATATATCTTCAGACTACAAACCGCAAATGGTACTATAAACAAAAAAATTGCTCTTGATTAA
- a CDS encoding lipopolysaccharide biosynthesis protein, with amino-acid sequence MRGYHYSWSAIQRFGTQIISFVGNVLIARLLTPDDYGLIAMLAIFMSIAMNFTESGFADYLIRDPKSSSKEFSVVFVHNVVFAVLFYAILYIIAPWIARFYEEPELVVITRVLGLNIIIKALSLSEFTRMRKALEFKNMAIIQIVGALVGLIVGYLMALYNYGYWALVGQVLTMGVVTLIMLTVVNAWWPKWYFDWKMYKVMRKFGNNMLVSYFTNQIGANLYAVFIGKFHSASALGFYNQAEKINKISFQSINGIVLTTSYSLLAKEQNRVKRLKMYKNLLNHFLFVHLAISAFIIGAAKPIMSFVFGVQWLPTAPLLQLVLISFLLQPLVTINSNIVKIENKPHIYRNLTFLRNGLLLLMLLITYTFSIEIILMGQIIARMISAIVDVFVCGKYIEFYPVKQLVILTKQILAPGVALVFGFLMLRQLETQLDIVKLMGYALVYIIVFVGVNLVVKNETMVLLIKKIQKSKQ; translated from the coding sequence ATGAGAGGTTATCATTATTCATGGAGTGCTATACAGCGTTTTGGAACTCAAATCATAAGTTTTGTTGGGAATGTGCTTATTGCACGTCTGTTAACACCCGATGATTATGGGCTAATTGCCATGTTGGCAATCTTTATGAGTATTGCCATGAATTTTACAGAATCTGGTTTTGCCGATTATCTCATTAGAGATCCTAAATCTTCATCTAAAGAATTTTCGGTTGTCTTTGTTCATAATGTTGTATTTGCTGTTCTGTTCTATGCTATACTCTACATAATAGCACCATGGATAGCAAGGTTTTATGAAGAGCCAGAACTTGTTGTAATCACAAGGGTGCTTGGACTAAATATTATAATAAAAGCATTGAGCTTATCAGAGTTTACCAGAATGCGAAAGGCATTAGAGTTTAAAAATATGGCCATTATTCAGATAGTTGGAGCTTTAGTGGGGCTAATAGTAGGTTATCTAATGGCATTATATAATTATGGTTATTGGGCATTGGTTGGTCAGGTGTTAACAATGGGGGTAGTTACATTGATAATGTTGACTGTGGTCAATGCATGGTGGCCCAAATGGTATTTTGATTGGAAAATGTATAAGGTTATGCGTAAGTTTGGAAACAATATGTTGGTATCGTACTTTACAAACCAAATAGGAGCCAATCTGTATGCAGTATTTATTGGTAAGTTTCATAGCGCATCGGCTTTAGGTTTTTACAATCAGGCAGAAAAAATCAATAAAATTAGTTTCCAAAGCATCAATGGGATTGTATTGACAACCTCTTATTCTCTATTAGCAAAAGAACAGAATAGAGTAAAGCGACTTAAAATGTATAAGAATCTGCTCAATCATTTTCTGTTTGTACATTTAGCAATAAGTGCGTTTATAATAGGTGCAGCAAAACCTATTATGAGCTTTGTTTTTGGGGTGCAGTGGTTGCCAACGGCTCCTTTGTTGCAATTAGTTTTAATTTCTTTTCTATTACAACCATTAGTTACTATTAATTCAAACATTGTTAAGATAGAAAACAAACCTCATATATATCGCAACCTTACGTTTTTGAGAAATGGATTGTTACTTTTAATGTTGTTGATAACCTACACATTTTCAATTGAAATTATTTTGATGGGTCAAATTATAGCAAGAATGATATCTGCTATTGTAGATGTTTTTGTCTGTGGAAAATATATTGAGTTTTATCCTGTAAAGCAGCTAGTTATTTTAACCAAACAAATCTTAGCTCCTGGTGTAGCATTGGTGTTTGGGTTTTTAATGCTAAGACAATTAGAAACTCAATTAGATATTGTTAAGTTAATGGGCTATGCCCTTGTATATATAATAGTGTTTGTAGGTGTGAATCTAGTGGTTAAAAATGAGACGATGGTTTTGTTAATTAAGAAAATCCAGAAGTCAAAGCAATAG
- a CDS encoding glycosyltransferase family 4 protein produces MGSKPKKIVILHLAHWDQLLGGAELQLKYLSQYIANMGHEVHFVYPNRTHKKIEDTHVRLHPLNYIKTIGSYGKMWFVYKRSINSKLSKIQPDIIITRTFSSWAGIASQYAKSHSLRHIHFIASNNDVNNREKKITWRKAFNKLELKYFNKIFNSNTEIVVQNEEQKRSVENKQKLKSILLSQAAPENDVALIDKADDELKVVWIANFKPLKRPEKFLEIVEHFKNRDDITFSMIGGYSNTYYNDLLKPYHEVSNFQYLGKLTNEEVNKVLDTAHVLVNTSDYEGFSNTFIQAWLRQVVVLSLNSDPNNILKNEKIGYQTNSIEKLKAILEGFCRNDKSTLIHTGNSAREYALSNHVINDKYFKKIKL; encoded by the coding sequence ATGGGGAGTAAGCCAAAAAAAATAGTGATACTTCACCTTGCACATTGGGATCAGCTTCTTGGTGGAGCAGAATTGCAACTCAAATATTTGTCCCAATATATAGCAAATATGGGGCATGAGGTACATTTTGTTTACCCTAACCGAACTCATAAAAAAATAGAAGATACTCATGTGCGGTTACACCCTTTAAACTATATAAAAACTATAGGGTCATATGGCAAAATGTGGTTTGTGTATAAAAGATCGATTAACAGTAAATTAAGCAAAATACAGCCAGATATAATAATAACACGTACATTTTCTTCTTGGGCTGGTATTGCTTCACAATATGCAAAATCACATAGTTTGAGGCATATTCATTTTATCGCTTCTAACAATGATGTGAATAATAGAGAGAAGAAAATTACATGGAGAAAAGCTTTTAATAAATTAGAGCTTAAATACTTTAATAAGATTTTTAACAGCAACACTGAGATTGTTGTTCAGAACGAGGAGCAAAAAAGATCAGTGGAGAATAAGCAAAAACTAAAGAGCATATTACTCTCTCAAGCTGCTCCAGAAAATGATGTAGCACTCATAGATAAAGCAGATGATGAATTGAAAGTAGTATGGATTGCTAACTTTAAGCCACTAAAGCGTCCTGAAAAATTTCTCGAAATAGTAGAGCACTTCAAAAACAGGGATGATATTACCTTTAGTATGATAGGTGGTTATAGCAATACTTATTATAATGATTTGCTCAAGCCATATCACGAAGTGTCTAACTTTCAGTATTTAGGGAAACTTACTAATGAAGAGGTAAATAAGGTTTTGGATACAGCTCATGTATTAGTTAATACAAGTGATTACGAAGGATTTTCAAATACGTTTATTCAAGCTTGGTTACGTCAAGTAGTGGTGTTGAGCCTTAACTCAGATCCTAATAACATTCTAAAGAATGAAAAAATAGGTTATCAAACAAATAGCATAGAAAAATTGAAGGCAATATTAGAAGGTTTCTGTAGAAATGATAAATCAACACTAATACATACAGGTAATAGTGCAAGAGAGTACGCTCTAAGTAATCATGTAATTAATGATAAATACTTTAAAAAAATTAAATTATGA
- a CDS encoding sulfotransferase family 2 domain-containing protein: MISHKKKLVFIHLPKCAGTSIEHALGHSEDYSGRSSQDHRSIRDIQPISLADIKYFSKDFLLALRYRYKYYKNQKTTVNPNNYITVNKKEYDEYFKFSFVRNPYHRAYSWYNGIMKDPVHRKQYNIDSDITFEEFLVKYLHKKRLMKPYMHFLKEYSGKIPLDFIGRFESLEDDFKFICDTLNIKVELPHKNNKKSFQKDYSKVYTEKSYNLITEYYKEDISYFNYVFE; encoded by the coding sequence ATGATCTCACATAAAAAAAAGCTCGTTTTTATACATCTTCCGAAATGTGCAGGAACCTCAATAGAACATGCATTGGGTCATTCAGAAGATTATTCTGGGAGGTCTAGTCAAGATCACAGATCTATAAGGGATATTCAACCAATAAGTTTAGCTGATATCAAATATTTCAGTAAGGACTTTTTACTTGCTTTAAGATATCGTTATAAATATTACAAAAACCAAAAAACGACAGTTAATCCAAACAATTATATTACTGTTAATAAGAAGGAATATGATGAGTATTTTAAATTTTCATTTGTTCGAAACCCATATCACAGAGCCTATTCATGGTATAATGGGATTATGAAAGACCCTGTTCACAGAAAGCAATATAATATAGATTCAGATATTACATTTGAAGAGTTTCTGGTAAAATACCTACATAAAAAAAGACTAATGAAACCTTATATGCATTTTTTAAAAGAATATTCTGGAAAAATACCTTTAGATTTTATTGGTAGATTTGAATCTTTAGAAGATGATTTCAAGTTCATATGTGATACTTTAAATATTAAGGTTGAACTGCCTCATAAAAATAATAAGAAGAGCTTTCAAAAGGACTATTCAAAAGTTTATACAGAGAAATCATACAATTTAATTACAGAATATTATAAAGAAGATATATCTTATTTTAACTATGTCTTTGAATAA
- a CDS encoding glycosyltransferase, with protein MDTYKLVSHLSKYFKITYICFDSGLPKLEVLGVNIQYVSSMGGVFKRAVRFFKTSFYHLKKTHDVVFLDYFHGCSLLNFFSKSDIILDYRTGSVHANSLKRKIDDVMRAVEAKFFSRVTVISDGLRKKLCISPDKSYILPLGADVMSKKPKVFDVPRLFYIGTLNNREMYKTISGVSLFLKSNPSFKSSLTYDIVGTGYKGEEVKLQEMVKELQLENNITIHGRKSHHEIQPLLDYCNIGVSFIPITSYFDHQPPTKTFEYVLAGMVCLATATIENTKYINDNNGVLHKDTPEAFANALQKVVLNFDGYNSNAIQNTLKTHTWKNIASQFKAYLDNE; from the coding sequence ATGGATACCTATAAGCTTGTTTCGCATCTCTCAAAATATTTTAAGATAACATATATTTGTTTTGACTCGGGCTTGCCTAAGTTAGAAGTTTTAGGTGTTAATATTCAGTACGTGAGTTCAATGGGCGGAGTTTTTAAGCGAGCAGTACGTTTTTTTAAAACCTCTTTTTATCATTTAAAAAAAACACACGATGTTGTTTTTTTAGATTATTTTCATGGATGTTCTTTGTTGAATTTTTTTTCAAAGTCAGATATTATATTAGATTATAGGACGGGTAGTGTTCACGCTAATAGTCTTAAACGAAAGATTGATGATGTAATGAGAGCAGTGGAAGCTAAATTTTTTAGTCGTGTTACGGTAATTTCTGATGGGTTGAGAAAGAAGCTTTGTATATCTCCTGATAAATCTTATATATTGCCTTTAGGTGCAGACGTTATGTCAAAGAAACCAAAAGTTTTTGATGTACCTCGTCTTTTTTATATTGGTACTCTCAATAACAGAGAAATGTATAAAACTATTAGTGGAGTGTCACTTTTTCTAAAATCAAATCCGTCATTTAAAAGCAGTTTAACTTATGATATTGTAGGGACAGGGTATAAAGGAGAAGAAGTTAAACTTCAAGAAATGGTGAAGGAGTTACAATTAGAAAACAATATTACTATTCATGGCAGAAAGTCCCATCATGAAATACAACCATTGTTAGATTATTGTAATATAGGTGTGTCTTTTATACCTATTACCAGTTATTTTGATCATCAACCTCCAACAAAAACTTTTGAGTATGTCTTGGCAGGTATGGTCTGTTTGGCTACTGCTACAATAGAGAATACAAAATATATCAATGATAACAATGGTGTATTACACAAGGATACACCAGAAGCATTTGCTAATGCATTACAAAAAGTAGTGTTGAACTTTGATGGTTATAATTCAAATGCTATTCAGAATACATTAAAAACGCATACTTGGAAAAATATCGCCTCACAATTTAAAGCTTATTTAGACAATGAATGA